Proteins encoded within one genomic window of Lysinibacillus sphaericus:
- a CDS encoding helix-turn-helix domain-containing protein — MSYGAILKALRVRANLTQQELADKLHRSRSCISKFEKETKTIDMPTFMQWIQITDGQVAAAAMMFGMDALSIINQLLPFIGGGFIWWM; from the coding sequence ATGTCATACGGAGCTATTTTAAAAGCGCTACGAGTAAGAGCCAATCTTACACAACAAGAACTAGCAGACAAACTACATCGCAGCCGTTCGTGTATTTCTAAGTTTGAAAAAGAGACTAAAACCATTGATATGCCTACATTCATGCAGTGGATACAAATTACGGATGGGCAAGTTGCAGCGGCTGCCATGATGTTTGGAATGGATGCATTATCAATCATTAATCAATTATTACCGTTTATCGGAGGAGGTTTTATATGGTGGATGTAA
- a CDS encoding YqaI family protein — translation MNLQVENPMVLGTLETVNRVSTNHLVEKEFRDFYGSLIVSNDDYMEFPNGDIVHMDNIHTYLEEHFKASFCTKK, via the coding sequence ATGAATCTTCAAGTTGAGAATCCAATGGTATTAGGAACACTCGAAACAGTTAATCGAGTATCGACAAATCACTTGGTTGAGAAAGAATTTCGGGATTTTTATGGCAGTTTAATAGTAAGTAATGACGATTACATGGAGTTTCCGAACGGTGATATTGTTCACATGGATAACATTCACACGTACTTAGAAGAGCACTTTAAAGCTTCATTTTGCACAAAAAAATAA
- a CDS encoding DnaD domain-containing protein gives MGIIRVAKNNNYVVMNRTALNDNRLSWKAKGIMAYMLSMPDDWVFYMDELITHATDGKDSFKSGLKELKDNGYVERKPVRDEKTKRIVAWETIVHEAPIQQEEKPSVEIPPVEKPLEENPLMENPQVEKPLVENPPLLSIDNNQVLNKPNTDNNQVLTTDKQHAQRLYGFFVSRLQKLPSNKLREDIDYYLSTYQDANLVIEAFERALLNGRVRDKEKYANGTLRNWRYEGVTSMQLLAKKEAQQRASNTGSTSKGTSKVPSIIGRRSSFD, from the coding sequence ATGGGCATTATCCGAGTAGCTAAAAACAACAACTATGTAGTGATGAATCGTACAGCATTAAATGACAACCGTCTATCTTGGAAAGCTAAAGGCATTATGGCTTATATGCTTTCAATGCCAGATGATTGGGTGTTTTATATGGACGAATTAATTACGCATGCTACAGATGGCAAAGATTCGTTCAAAAGTGGACTAAAAGAGCTTAAAGATAACGGCTATGTAGAGCGTAAACCAGTTAGAGATGAAAAAACGAAAAGGATCGTTGCTTGGGAGACGATTGTCCATGAAGCGCCTATCCAACAAGAGGAGAAACCATCAGTAGAAATCCCACCAGTGGAAAAGCCATTAGAGGAAAACCCACTTATGGAAAACCCACAAGTGGAAAAACCACTAGTGGAAAATCCGCCCCTACTAAGTATTGATAATAACCAAGTATTGAATAAACCAAATACTGATAATAACCAAGTACTGACTACAGACAAACAACATGCTCAAAGGCTATATGGGTTCTTTGTCAGTCGTCTGCAAAAGTTGCCTAGCAATAAGTTACGAGAAGATATTGATTACTATCTATCGACCTATCAAGATGCAAATCTAGTTATTGAAGCGTTTGAGCGAGCTCTGTTAAATGGACGAGTCAGAGATAAAGAAAAATATGCTAATGGTACATTACGCAATTGGAGATATGAGGGTGTAACATCTATGCAACTATTAGCGAAAAAGGAGGCTCAACAACGTGCATCCAATACAGGAAGTACTAGCAAAGGCACAAGCAAAGTACCAAGCATTATTGGACGAAGAAGCAGCTTCGATTAA
- a CDS encoding DUF3888 domain-containing protein, translating to MKKGLSALVISITLVLFSLPKTGFGINEPTQDSNELRMQDMLMIMLTPYIEKDLTSYYYPKIFQDISPHVTLWKIEVIETKRVNGFRGFKLQITFEIEPTDGGQYIPVGKDRMTYEISYGPEVKLINHTHLKTYKYPPE from the coding sequence ATGAAAAAGGGTTTATCTGCTTTAGTAATATCAATTACTCTTGTTTTATTTTCCCTTCCAAAGACAGGTTTCGGAATAAATGAACCCACTCAAGACTCTAACGAACTTAGAATGCAGGATATGCTTATGATCATGCTTACTCCTTATATTGAAAAAGACTTAACTAGCTATTATTATCCGAAGATTTTCCAGGATATTTCACCACATGTTACTCTATGGAAAATTGAAGTTATTGAAACTAAAAGAGTAAACGGTTTTCGTGGATTTAAATTGCAAATTACATTTGAAATTGAACCTACAGATGGCGGTCAGTATATCCCTGTAGGGAAGGACCGAATGACCTATGAAATATCTTATGGACCCGAGGTTAAATTGATAAATCACACCCACTTAAAAACTTATAAATATCCACCAGAATAG
- a CDS encoding recombinase RecT: MATTNDLKAQIQGQVQQGLTPEQSLNKLLKRMGPQIQRALPKHMDADRIARIALTAVRATPKLLECDQMSFLAALMQSAQLGVEPNTGLGQAYLIPYGKQVQFQLGYKGLIDLAVRSGQYKAIYAHEVYKEDEFSFAYGLHKDLVHVPSTNPEGEPIGYYAVYHLKNGGYDFVYWTRERIDKHAQKFSQAVQKGSTSPWKTNYDAMAKKTVLKEVLKYSPKSIELQKVVEADETIKNEVSEDMSDVIDVTDYSIIEAEAVQEEKIIEQ; this comes from the coding sequence ATGGCAACTACAAATGACTTAAAAGCGCAAATACAAGGTCAAGTACAACAAGGTCTTACACCAGAACAATCATTAAACAAATTGTTAAAGCGTATGGGTCCTCAAATTCAACGAGCATTACCTAAACACATGGATGCTGATCGTATTGCACGAATTGCCTTAACAGCAGTTCGTGCTACACCAAAGCTACTAGAATGTGACCAAATGAGTTTTCTAGCAGCACTTATGCAATCTGCTCAACTAGGAGTGGAGCCAAATACAGGGCTAGGACAAGCTTATTTAATCCCATATGGCAAACAAGTACAGTTCCAGTTAGGTTATAAAGGTTTAATTGATTTAGCTGTTCGTAGCGGTCAATATAAAGCCATTTATGCGCATGAAGTGTATAAGGAAGATGAATTTTCGTTTGCATACGGATTACACAAAGATCTTGTCCATGTACCTTCGACAAATCCAGAAGGCGAACCAATCGGTTACTACGCTGTGTACCATTTAAAAAATGGCGGATACGACTTTGTTTACTGGACAAGAGAACGTATTGATAAACATGCTCAAAAGTTTTCGCAAGCCGTTCAAAAAGGTTCGACAAGCCCTTGGAAAACTAACTATGACGCAATGGCTAAAAAAACTGTACTAAAAGAAGTATTAAAATATTCTCCTAAATCAATCGAGCTGCAGAAGGTAGTAGAGGCTGATGAAACGATTAAAAACGAGGTATCAGAGGATATGAGTGATGTTATTGATGTCACAGATTATTCGATCATTGAAGCAGAAGCAGTTCAAGAGGAAAAGATTATTGAACAGTAA
- a CDS encoding VOC family protein — translation MNKSFVHHLCIQTNTYTESLNFYTDILGFKVVQESPDFHGRNFNTWIQLGDFYIELQTGKQNEILCDVNTNSLGLVHFCLWVEDLKSEVSRLHELDTEFLMKNNEIIYHVENGSLCKIKAPEGTIVELRNNKGI, via the coding sequence ATGAATAAAAGTTTCGTGCATCATTTATGCATCCAAACCAATACATACACCGAATCGTTAAATTTCTATACAGACATACTGGGTTTTAAAGTAGTACAAGAATCACCTGATTTTCACGGACGCAATTTTAATACATGGATTCAATTGGGCGATTTTTATATTGAACTGCAAACTGGAAAACAAAATGAAATACTATGTGACGTAAACACAAATTCCCTGGGTCTAGTTCACTTTTGTTTATGGGTAGAAGATTTAAAATCAGAAGTATCTCGCCTTCATGAATTAGACACTGAATTCTTAATGAAGAATAATGAAATAATTTACCATGTTGAGAATGGTAGCTTATGCAAAATAAAAGCACCTGAAGGAACAATAGTAGAACTTCGTAACAACAAAGGAATTTAA
- a CDS encoding YqaJ viral recombinase family nuclease, protein MEAVSTLKMDRIEWLQLRKSGIGGSDASAILGFNRWKSAFQLFIEKTSEMVEEIDNEFVYWGNVLEDIVAQEFARRTRKKVQRVNRMLRHPDFQFMIANLDRRIVGERAILECKTTSTYNKDAWEGDEVPAAYICQLQHYLAVTGFEKAYIAVLIGGNTFVWKEVARDDEFIELMIEREKDFWHNHVLANVPPAIDGSSSASEFLAKMFPQDDGSAIMLDEQMNTLIEAIESLKSEEKQLENQRKEYENQLKIKLGEAVEGYSNRFKVTYKTITTNRIDSKRLKEEQPELYKKYCNESLFRRLSIKEAN, encoded by the coding sequence ATGGAAGCAGTATCTACTTTAAAGATGGATCGTATTGAATGGCTCCAACTACGTAAAAGCGGTATCGGTGGTTCAGATGCATCAGCAATTCTTGGATTTAATCGCTGGAAGTCAGCGTTTCAGTTATTCATCGAAAAGACATCTGAAATGGTTGAAGAAATCGACAATGAATTTGTGTACTGGGGCAATGTACTAGAAGATATTGTTGCACAAGAATTTGCAAGACGAACACGTAAAAAAGTACAGCGTGTGAATCGTATGCTACGACACCCTGATTTTCAATTTATGATAGCTAACTTAGACCGCCGAATCGTTGGAGAGAGAGCAATCCTCGAATGTAAAACAACATCTACGTACAACAAAGATGCCTGGGAAGGTGACGAAGTACCAGCAGCATATATTTGTCAGTTGCAACATTATCTAGCGGTCACTGGATTTGAAAAGGCATATATTGCGGTTTTGATTGGTGGGAACACATTTGTGTGGAAAGAAGTTGCCCGTGATGATGAATTTATTGAGTTAATGATTGAGCGAGAAAAAGACTTTTGGCATAACCATGTCCTTGCTAACGTACCTCCGGCGATTGATGGTAGTTCATCTGCTAGTGAGTTTTTAGCCAAAATGTTCCCTCAGGATGATGGTTCAGCCATTATGTTGGATGAGCAGATGAACACATTAATTGAGGCGATTGAATCATTAAAAAGTGAAGAAAAGCAACTCGAAAACCAACGTAAAGAATATGAAAATCAACTAAAAATAAAGCTTGGTGAGGCCGTAGAAGGATATTCGAATCGATTTAAAGTGACTTATAAAACAATTACAACTAATCGAATTGATAGCAAGCGATTAAAGGAAGAACAACCGGAGCTATATAAGAAATATTGCAATGAATCATTATTTCGCCGTTTGTCGATTAAGGAGGCGAATTAA
- a CDS encoding ATP-binding protein, with protein sequence MHPIQEVLAKAQAKYQALLDEEAASINDKQYECTKCKDVGGLFEMKVDEDETSITYGKSFQIWVDCECEKNRIVSKLMKASEITEEFKAMTFDNFFTNGAPKVVQDMHLLATKYYADFEQIQKSKQNSIAYLGQPGSGKTHLLIALANLMMTEKHKSVLYFPFVEGFDDLRSDFEKLEAKMIRMKQVDILFIDDLFKPVTKQMKDGERIKVPQGSEWEIKQLYSVVNYRYMNHKPVFISSELTFDEMIVQMDEGLGTRFYQMCKQFFIHIDKDLGLNYRLK encoded by the coding sequence GTGCATCCAATACAGGAAGTACTAGCAAAGGCACAAGCAAAGTACCAAGCATTATTGGACGAAGAAGCAGCTTCGATTAATGACAAACAGTATGAATGTACAAAGTGCAAAGATGTAGGCGGATTATTTGAAATGAAAGTCGATGAAGATGAAACCAGTATTACTTACGGTAAATCATTTCAAATTTGGGTTGATTGCGAATGCGAGAAAAATAGAATTGTTAGCAAGCTGATGAAGGCTAGTGAAATCACAGAAGAATTCAAAGCAATGACATTTGATAACTTTTTCACCAATGGAGCACCCAAGGTAGTACAAGACATGCACCTATTGGCTACTAAATACTATGCAGATTTTGAACAAATCCAAAAGTCAAAGCAAAACAGTATTGCCTATCTAGGTCAACCAGGATCAGGGAAAACACACTTACTTATAGCTTTGGCCAACTTAATGATGACAGAGAAACATAAGTCAGTATTGTATTTTCCATTCGTGGAAGGCTTCGATGATTTACGTTCAGATTTTGAAAAGCTAGAGGCCAAGATGATCCGTATGAAACAGGTCGATATTCTCTTTATCGATGACTTGTTTAAACCTGTTACAAAGCAAATGAAAGATGGGGAAAGGATTAAAGTGCCACAGGGTAGCGAATGGGAAATTAAACAGCTTTATTCTGTTGTGAACTATCGTTATATGAATCATAAGCCGGTGTTTATTAGCAGCGAACTAACGTTTGATGAAATGATTGTTCAAATGGACGAAGGGCTCGGTACACGCTTTTATCAGATGTGTAAGCAGTTCTTTATTCATATCGATAAGGACTTAGGGTTGAATTATAGATTAAAGTGA
- a CDS encoding ORF6N domain-containing protein, with protein MNPLQVIVHDNQRVLTTNQLAESYETDVKVISNNFTRNKGRYQEGKHFIHLSGEDLKQFKAIHQNDESLKFASSLYLWTEKGAWLHAKSLNTDRAWDAYEKLVDEYYNMKEKIVPLSKDQALVTVLRTTADLVEDTQEIKKEQHEIRKELSLLNEKVEEQITLTSGEQRAVQKAVATKVYECEQDTTLRPKLFRELYREIKDRFAVASYKDIRRQDLQLALRYINSWIPRKVSLEEAAGQSSL; from the coding sequence ATGAATCCATTACAAGTAATCGTACATGACAATCAGCGTGTGCTAACAACAAATCAATTGGCTGAAAGTTATGAAACAGATGTAAAAGTCATTTCGAATAATTTCACTCGGAACAAAGGTCGGTATCAAGAGGGCAAACACTTTATTCATCTTTCGGGTGAGGACTTAAAACAATTTAAAGCCATTCATCAAAATGATGAAAGCCTAAAATTTGCTTCTTCGTTATACCTTTGGACTGAAAAGGGAGCATGGTTACACGCAAAATCTCTTAACACCGATAGAGCGTGGGATGCCTATGAAAAACTAGTGGACGAGTACTACAACATGAAAGAAAAGATTGTGCCGTTATCAAAAGACCAAGCGCTTGTCACAGTTCTTCGTACTACTGCAGATTTGGTTGAAGATACGCAGGAGATTAAAAAAGAACAACACGAAATCCGTAAAGAACTGTCACTTCTCAATGAAAAGGTAGAAGAGCAAATTACCTTAACATCAGGTGAGCAACGTGCCGTACAAAAGGCTGTAGCGACAAAAGTCTATGAATGTGAACAAGACACAACACTACGACCAAAACTCTTTCGTGAATTATATCGTGAAATTAAAGACCGGTTTGCTGTAGCCAGTTACAAGGATATTCGTCGTCAGGATTTACAACTAGCGCTACGATATATCAATTCTTGGATTCCTCGAAAAGTTTCATTGGAAGAGGCTGCCGGGCAAAGCAGCCTATAG